The following proteins come from a genomic window of Candidatus Obscuribacter sp.:
- a CDS encoding ATP-binding cassette domain-containing protein, translating to MVTALLEAREVVKRYAGATVNAVNNVSLAIGDGEFYSFLGPSGCGKTTLLRIFAGFESATTGAVLISGKEMGQVPPYKRPVNMVFQSYALFPHLSVFDNVAFGLRHAAARARLSKGELIAQVDTALNTVRLGAFKDRMPSQLSGGQQQRVALARALTMRPVVLLLDEPLSALDVQIREEMQAELSNLQKQLNMTFVMVTHDQSEALALSSCVAVFNSGNLEQVGSPRAIYESPATSFVASFIGASNLIDATVSACGNASDYGAFALKDGTPVQALSQSFAPGTAVKLCFKPESVALQKLIARSLD from the coding sequence ATAGTGACTGCCTTGCTTGAAGCCAGAGAGGTGGTGAAGCGCTATGCCGGCGCCACTGTCAATGCTGTAAATAATGTCAGCCTGGCTATTGGAGATGGTGAATTTTACAGCTTTCTTGGCCCCTCTGGCTGCGGTAAGACAACACTATTGCGCATCTTTGCCGGTTTTGAAAGTGCCACCACGGGTGCTGTCCTTATCTCTGGCAAAGAAATGGGGCAAGTGCCACCATATAAAAGACCAGTCAACATGGTTTTTCAGAGCTATGCGTTGTTTCCCCATCTTAGTGTTTTTGATAATGTCGCCTTTGGTCTGAGACATGCTGCCGCTAGAGCCCGTTTGAGCAAGGGTGAGTTAATCGCGCAGGTCGATACTGCACTAAATACAGTGCGACTGGGAGCGTTTAAAGATCGCATGCCCTCTCAGCTCTCAGGCGGGCAACAGCAGCGTGTCGCTCTTGCTCGCGCTCTTACTATGCGTCCAGTGGTGCTGCTTCTCGATGAGCCGCTCTCAGCTCTCGATGTGCAAATCAGAGAAGAAATGCAAGCCGAATTATCCAATTTGCAAAAGCAGCTCAATATGACTTTTGTCATGGTTACCCATGATCAATCAGAAGCTCTTGCTCTCAGTAGCTGTGTGGCTGTATTTAACAGCGGCAACCTGGAGCAAGTGGGTAGTCCCCGAGCTATTTATGAGAGTCCAGCCACCTCCTTTGTGGCATCATTTATTGGCGCCAGCAATTTGATTGATGCCACTGTCTCGGCTTGTGGCAATGCCAGTGACTATGGCGCTTTTGCTCTCAAGGATGGCACTCCTGTGCAAGCTCTATCCCAGAGTTTTGCTCCTGGTACCGCGGTCAAACTGTGCTTTAAACCCGAGTCTGTCGCTTTGCAAAAACTGATAGCCAGGAGCCTGGATTAA
- a CDS encoding class I SAM-dependent methyltransferase, which produces MNSKEAMVAAKMNDDEEKVYQENIDFWEKAWAMVKTPYKQLPNMSYVSRIPQELNSRRVKTVLDLGCGSGWLSVYLAREGFAVTGVDVSSQAINLGKMWSEEENLNIDFVVEDLAHLTFADKQFDAVVANSIFEHFPLDKALLIAQKVFSMLKAGGTFIGCFDNVGGGPGEYYTLADGTHVYTDKGRKGMLLRKFSDAELATLCSQFATVTTDEVDSGSKFLIATKA; this is translated from the coding sequence GTGAACAGTAAAGAAGCGATGGTCGCTGCAAAAATGAATGATGACGAGGAAAAGGTCTACCAGGAGAATATCGACTTCTGGGAAAAGGCCTGGGCCATGGTCAAAACACCTTATAAGCAACTACCGAACATGAGCTATGTCAGCCGTATTCCCCAGGAGCTGAACAGTCGCCGGGTCAAAACAGTCCTCGATTTAGGTTGTGGCTCGGGCTGGCTATCAGTCTATCTGGCCCGTGAAGGCTTTGCTGTCACTGGCGTGGATGTTTCCAGTCAGGCAATTAATCTTGGCAAAATGTGGTCAGAAGAAGAAAACCTGAATATCGACTTTGTAGTTGAAGATTTAGCGCATCTGACCTTTGCAGACAAACAGTTTGACGCAGTAGTAGCCAACTCGATTTTTGAACACTTCCCGCTGGATAAAGCACTTTTGATTGCTCAAAAAGTTTTTAGCATGCTCAAAGCCGGTGGCACTTTTATTGGCTGCTTTGACAATGTCGGCGGTGGTCCTGGTGAATACTACACACTCGCCGATGGCACCCATGTTTACACAGACAAAGGACGTAAAGGCATGCTTTTGCGTAAATTCAGCGACGCTGAATTAGCCACGTTATGTAGTCAGTTTGCCACAGTCACCACCGACGAAGTAGACAGTGGCTCAAAATTTCTCATAGCGACTAAAGCTTAA
- a CDS encoding spermidine/putrescine ABC transporter substrate-binding protein translates to MLSRRHFLLGAAACVTGSLTACSGSTSGEARQLNILNWADYLHPDAISEFERRYGIKVIYDTFASNEALMSKLQAGGTKYDIIVPSSYMVKQLKRLHLLDQLDHARIKGLDMLMPRFRNSLFDPGLKYCVPYTWGTTGIGYNLDHLSKLLRLPEHSIGRLSWDVFWDKRLSQRMTLLDDGREVIGMALKKSGHSYNSKDQTQISAATRTLIEQKPLVMAYTSDQVIVELTSGDSFLSQVFSGDAYQARRENPQVRYVIPAQGASIWTDNFCIPQSAPHKDNAYLWINYMLEPAVAAACANFTHYATANWGAFKGVDRELKDDPNLYPPESILSSCEELEDIGSAIFVFDRMWTELKCS, encoded by the coding sequence ATGCTGAGTCGGCGTCACTTTTTGTTGGGTGCAGCTGCCTGTGTCACGGGGTCACTGACTGCCTGTAGCGGTAGCACAAGTGGCGAGGCGCGCCAGCTCAATATCCTCAACTGGGCGGACTATCTGCATCCTGATGCGATCTCAGAGTTTGAGCGGCGTTATGGTATCAAGGTGATTTATGATACCTTTGCCTCTAACGAAGCCTTGATGTCCAAGCTCCAGGCTGGTGGTACTAAGTACGATATCATTGTGCCGTCTAGTTATATGGTCAAGCAGCTAAAGAGGCTGCATTTACTCGATCAGCTTGACCATGCACGCATTAAAGGGCTTGATATGCTCATGCCCAGATTTAGAAACAGTCTCTTTGATCCCGGACTCAAATACTGCGTGCCCTATACCTGGGGCACTACTGGCATCGGCTACAACCTTGATCATTTGAGTAAGCTTTTGCGTTTGCCCGAGCACAGCATCGGCAGGCTTTCGTGGGATGTCTTTTGGGATAAGCGTCTCAGTCAGCGCATGACTTTGCTTGACGATGGACGTGAAGTAATTGGCATGGCTCTTAAAAAATCCGGTCACTCTTATAATTCAAAAGATCAAACTCAAATCAGTGCTGCTACCCGTACATTGATAGAGCAAAAACCGCTCGTTATGGCTTATACGTCAGATCAGGTAATTGTCGAATTGACCAGTGGTGACTCCTTTTTGAGTCAGGTTTTTAGTGGTGATGCTTATCAGGCCAGGCGCGAAAACCCGCAGGTACGTTATGTCATACCAGCACAGGGCGCATCAATCTGGACTGATAACTTTTGCATACCTCAGTCTGCCCCCCACAAAGACAATGCCTATCTCTGGATTAACTACATGCTGGAGCCGGCTGTGGCTGCTGCTTGTGCTAATTTTACGCACTATGCTACTGCTAACTGGGGGGCATTTAAAGGCGTGGACAGAGAGCTAAAAGATGACCCTAATCTCTATCCGCCCGAGTCCATTTTATCCAGCTGCGAAGAGCTGGAAGACATTGGCTCAGCCATTTTTGTTTTTGACAGAATGTGGACTGAGCTCAAGTGCTCTTAA
- a CDS encoding diguanylate cyclase has product MFEDSGRPGPLQLLMMLVQQSGMGALPLSILAPDSFLPFIRQVEQLLLAEKVNPVIVYWRRHGAGDLLPSGKDFGMLLRESTYVACFSDERIEGPDEWSIIVESPQLSMVVYGQQAVESTESHKYQCAGSMDPAIVREAFNRLLPVWQSLALADSNRIEDARISLGPGGSEPRYVQQLRSLWPVVKGSIQQAVIVDGSTMHDQESSGETVYQLTSPGATVSQAMQTVTGANKIQPIAMDFGAPDTRTTGGGKAAIGIEPPLGAQSLVIGGPEQPVVEAKAPGSKGNGNSPRRSQNAMASMPSSAVYGGTLEPDLLAGAESSLMPSKGKKPPPAARTGSGMRAMKPTLSDGESPGYSGKSLIPPAAQSIISDIIGQLRHSSDLSSILQYAIETLTTILGADRGIIWKIVGDKLAVTNEYSIGGNTCFVDNQLNPQESTSIVMEFLSRFPDESGAGVISIPDTAQDTDLHKMSRTLSSLLELGDVRGRLMVQLRSRGVFSGFLELQQCGTPREWSTEDAVVLQKVAEMLSVVVQQSFDQSKIEMDAQEMKLINEIASLFRDSKGETGRVSLVKSVMLVADHMGFINSQIYLYNPDVNKLEPRIRESEVSAVDLTDKDNPFVSVFDSGRSKFVNMEYSRKGDPFFGHDMALVLPLVSEGSRMGVIGLWQRQPKRPQFRPEDRELGLTIAGHLSNVIRADLAVQQIRADQLRESLINKVSLEIKRSLKEPDQIMDTLVKSVQEYFNLDLCVVSLYDNREGELIEAKSVKCKFAGDESEFAQPLPIVQVDQDGMSVVSELPEPPLAQKLTDIIVADALDYFKNGESITLTTEELKEVLGEEHFVDTWQRRVVTGVPLGQGASFKGVLLLVAKDTGKPLPEKDMRMVIDLADRVGVVISHAELFAQVERQAVTDPMTGLFNRRYFEEQLSKEIDRFQRFGHPFSFIIVDLDFLKKINDSLGHHVGDAAIIHIGNVVKRSVREIDTVGRFGGEEFVILLPETDLKWARMVAERICAAIREKAVEGCGVVTGSVGVATFPNDAQDKTKLFELADQALFLAKHRGRNQVCTVAEDLLPSLADGGEEKLKNAMKQDIRMGPAVGAESTSEGATLQIAENFDVQIVKEKGLLGLIAQLIRQVEEHSAYTPERSSRAYAYASRVAQSLHLAKDHSEVVSLAAVMCNLGKMAVSEEILKKPDPLSQEDLVYINQVPHAGAKFLEPAKILAKISPIVEAYQEHWDGSGYPNGIKGDVIPIEARIVSLVDAYTAMTSDRPYRPALSKAEAVRLLQEGAGKEWDPRIVKIFLAILNKEKEEAKKEDKASS; this is encoded by the coding sequence TTGTTTGAAGATTCCGGGCGACCCGGACCATTACAACTGCTGATGATGCTGGTGCAACAGTCCGGCATGGGGGCATTGCCTCTTAGCATCCTTGCGCCTGATAGTTTTTTGCCATTCATTCGTCAGGTAGAGCAGCTGCTCCTTGCCGAAAAGGTTAATCCAGTCATTGTGTACTGGCGCAGACATGGCGCTGGTGACCTTTTGCCTTCTGGCAAAGATTTTGGCATGCTACTGCGTGAGTCCACATATGTGGCTTGTTTTTCGGATGAACGTATAGAGGGGCCAGACGAATGGAGCATTATCGTCGAGAGCCCACAACTATCAATGGTTGTTTACGGTCAACAAGCCGTAGAATCGACCGAAAGTCATAAATATCAGTGTGCTGGCTCGATGGATCCGGCTATTGTGCGCGAGGCATTTAACAGGCTCTTGCCAGTTTGGCAGTCTCTGGCGCTGGCCGATAGTAACCGTATTGAAGACGCCCGGATTTCGCTGGGACCAGGTGGCAGCGAACCTCGCTATGTGCAACAACTGCGGAGTCTATGGCCGGTAGTCAAAGGGTCAATACAGCAAGCTGTTATTGTCGATGGCTCGACCATGCACGATCAAGAGTCCTCTGGTGAGACTGTTTATCAATTGACCTCACCTGGTGCCACAGTCAGTCAGGCGATGCAAACTGTTACTGGGGCTAATAAAATTCAACCTATTGCCATGGATTTTGGCGCGCCTGATACTCGCACTACTGGCGGTGGCAAAGCTGCTATTGGGATTGAGCCGCCGCTTGGCGCTCAGTCGCTTGTCATCGGTGGTCCTGAGCAACCTGTGGTTGAAGCCAAAGCCCCTGGCAGCAAAGGTAATGGTAATTCACCAAGACGCAGTCAAAACGCTATGGCCAGTATGCCTAGTAGTGCTGTATATGGTGGCACACTGGAGCCAGATCTTTTGGCGGGAGCTGAGTCCAGTCTGATGCCATCCAAAGGCAAAAAGCCACCACCGGCTGCCCGTACAGGCTCCGGTATGAGAGCGATGAAGCCTACTCTTTCGGATGGCGAATCGCCTGGCTATAGTGGCAAGAGTCTGATACCGCCGGCAGCACAGTCAATCATCAGCGACATCATCGGGCAACTGCGCCACAGTAGCGATTTGTCCAGTATTTTGCAATATGCCATTGAGACTCTCACAACAATTCTGGGCGCCGATCGCGGCATCATCTGGAAGATTGTGGGCGACAAACTGGCTGTTACTAACGAATATTCGATTGGCGGCAATACCTGTTTTGTCGATAATCAGCTCAATCCTCAGGAATCGACATCAATAGTTATGGAGTTTTTGTCGAGATTCCCAGATGAATCCGGTGCCGGTGTTATCAGTATTCCTGACACGGCTCAGGACACTGACTTGCATAAGATGTCGCGCACACTCTCTAGTCTGCTAGAGCTGGGCGATGTACGCGGTCGCCTGATGGTACAGCTGCGTTCTCGCGGTGTGTTTAGTGGATTTTTGGAATTGCAACAGTGCGGCACTCCCCGTGAGTGGAGTACTGAAGACGCTGTCGTATTGCAAAAAGTAGCAGAGATGTTATCAGTTGTTGTGCAGCAATCTTTTGACCAATCCAAAATCGAAATGGACGCTCAGGAGATGAAGCTGATTAACGAAATAGCCAGTCTATTTCGAGATAGCAAAGGTGAGACCGGTCGTGTTTCGCTGGTTAAATCAGTCATGCTGGTCGCCGATCATATGGGCTTTATCAACTCTCAGATTTATTTGTATAACCCGGACGTCAACAAGCTTGAGCCTCGCATCAGAGAGTCCGAAGTCAGTGCTGTTGATCTTACCGACAAAGATAATCCTTTTGTCAGCGTTTTTGATAGCGGCCGCTCCAAGTTTGTAAACATGGAATATTCGCGCAAAGGCGATCCGTTTTTTGGACATGATATGGCTCTGGTTTTGCCTCTGGTATCAGAGGGCAGTCGTATGGGTGTTATTGGTCTCTGGCAAAGACAGCCTAAGCGTCCGCAGTTTAGACCAGAAGATAGAGAGCTGGGTCTGACTATTGCCGGTCACCTCTCTAACGTTATCCGGGCCGATCTGGCGGTCCAGCAAATCCGTGCTGATCAGTTGCGCGAGTCACTGATTAATAAAGTCTCTCTCGAGATCAAGCGCTCGCTCAAAGAACCAGACCAGATCATGGATACACTGGTCAAATCAGTGCAGGAATACTTTAATCTCGATTTGTGCGTGGTATCACTTTACGATAACAGAGAAGGCGAGCTTATTGAGGCCAAGTCTGTAAAATGCAAATTTGCTGGTGACGAGAGTGAATTTGCTCAGCCACTACCGATAGTGCAGGTAGATCAAGATGGCATGTCTGTTGTAAGTGAGCTGCCTGAGCCACCGCTGGCTCAAAAACTGACCGATATTATTGTTGCTGATGCCCTCGATTATTTTAAAAATGGTGAATCTATCACCCTTACTACCGAAGAACTAAAAGAAGTGCTGGGCGAAGAACATTTTGTCGACACCTGGCAGCGTCGTGTCGTGACTGGTGTACCACTGGGTCAGGGAGCCAGTTTTAAGGGTGTACTTTTGCTCGTGGCTAAAGACACTGGTAAACCACTCCCCGAAAAAGATATGCGTATGGTGATAGACCTGGCCGACCGGGTCGGCGTTGTTATTTCGCACGCTGAGCTATTTGCTCAGGTCGAAAGACAGGCCGTCACCGATCCGATGACTGGTCTATTTAATAGACGCTACTTTGAAGAACAATTGTCAAAAGAAATTGACCGTTTTCAACGCTTTGGTCACCCTTTCAGTTTTATTATTGTCGACTTGGACTTCCTTAAAAAGATAAACGATAGCCTCGGTCACCATGTCGGAGACGCCGCTATTATCCACATCGGTAATGTGGTTAAGCGCTCGGTGCGCGAGATTGATACAGTGGGCCGCTTTGGTGGAGAAGAGTTTGTCATACTCTTGCCTGAGACTGATTTGAAATGGGCTCGTATGGTGGCAGAGCGCATCTGTGCGGCTATCCGCGAAAAGGCTGTGGAAGGCTGTGGTGTTGTGACTGGTTCAGTGGGTGTAGCGACTTTCCCCAATGATGCTCAGGATAAGACCAAACTCTTCGAACTGGCTGACCAGGCGCTGTTTCTCGCCAAGCACCGCGGGCGCAACCAGGTCTGCACAGTGGCTGAGGACCTTTTGCCGTCGCTTGCCGATGGTGGCGAAGAGAAATTGAAAAATGCCATGAAGCAGGATATCCGCATGGGTCCAGCTGTCGGTGCTGAAAGCACCAGTGAAGGCGCTACGCTACAAATTGCTGAGAATTTTGATGTCCAGATTGTCAAAGAAAAGGGACTTTTAGGACTGATTGCACAACTGATAAGACAGGTGGAAGAACACTCAGCTTATACGCCAGAGCGTTCATCGAGAGCCTATGCTTATGCCAGTCGCGTCGCTCAATCATTGCATCTTGCCAAAGACCATTCAGAGGTTGTTTCTCTGGCAGCCGTAATGTGTAATCTCGGCAAAATGGCTGTCTCTGAAGAAATTTTGAAAAAACCGGACCCGCTATCACAAGAAGACCTGGTCTACATCAATCAAGTGCCCCATGCTGGCGCTAAGTTTTTGGAGCCAGCCAAAATCCTGGCCAAAATATCTCCTATTGTCGAAGCCTATCAGGAGCATTGGGACGGCAGCGGTTATCCCAATGGTATCAAGGGCGATGTGATTCCAATTGAGGCTCGTATAGTCTCTCTCGTTGATGCCTATACAGCGATGACGAGCGATAGACCTTATCGTCCGGCACTTTCCAAAGCCGAAGCAGTCAGGCTTTTGCAGGAGGGCGCGGGCAAAGAGTGGGACCCCCGAATTGTCAAGATATTCCTGGCTATACTCAATAAAGAAAAAGAAGAAGCAAAGAAAGAAGATAAAGCCTCAAGCTGA